One Lycium barbarum isolate Lr01 chromosome 5, ASM1917538v2, whole genome shotgun sequence genomic window carries:
- the LOC132640572 gene encoding uncharacterized protein LOC132640572, translating into MVPFNQNNSFLHHNIAQNMFFFTYLILFLLASLFLGIVLVYFLICFHTLFQEPIILALSRLNKKNGPLIICIRILMFTCLVLWIYNIISIIYSCRIFHVPINWSDGVALNFLILQASLMGFSLFAWMVLDILHPVIMENISVGKIIKTEEIMLQERRLHMEDHRRILQDEVADLTAKMKKMKMDFQMEANRAQTAGAIVSELKNQFDEFRRKYDRLFDYNQTLRNQLQSISHEVQKIDESNGWSNFENSGKCVDFENVTETAADCGEYLSSATQSSSSPRHRRPIYQC; encoded by the exons ATGGTACCTTTTAATCAAAACAATTCTTTTCTacatcacaatatagcacaaaaCATGTTCTTCTTCACATACCTTATACTATTCCTACTTGCCTCACTATTTTTAGGCATAGTACTTGTTTACTTTCTGATATGCTTCCATACCCTATTTCAAGAACCAATTATTCTTGCTTTATCTCGCTTAAACAAAAAAAATGGCCCTTTGATTATATGTATAAGGATATTAATGTTCACCTGTTTGGTGTTGTGGATATACAACATTATTTCCATTATATATAGCTGCAGGATTTTTCATGTACCAATCAATTGGAGTGATGGGGTTGCTCTCAATTTCCTAATTCTTCAAGCTTCTCTCATGG GATTTTCACTATTTGCATGGATGGTGTTGGACATATTACACCCTGTAATAATGGAGAACATCTCTGTTGGGAAGATTATCAAGACTGAAGAAATAATGCTCCAGGAAAGGAGATTGCATATGGAGGATCATCGTAGGATTTTACAGGACGAGGTTGCAGACCTGACAgctaaaatgaagaaaatgaaaatggatttcCAGATGGAAGCTAATAGGGCTCAGACTGCAGGAGCTATTGTATCGGAATTAAAGAACCAGTTTGATGAATTTCGTCGTAAATATGATCGTTTGTTTGATTACAATCAAACACTTCGGAACCAGTTGCAGTCAATAAGCCACGAGGTCCAGAAAATTGACGAGTCAAATGGATGGTCTAATTTTGAGAATAGTGGAAAATGTGTAGATTTTGAGAATGTAACGGAGACAGCAGCAGATTGTGGTGAGTACCTTTCCTCTGCCACTCAATCATCGTCCTCGCCCAGACACCGTAGGCCAATTTATCAGTGTTGA
- the LOC132642339 gene encoding mitogen-activated protein kinase kinase kinase 17-like: MDWIRGHTIGHGSTAVVSVAMSCSSGEIFAVKTTELSRSEFLQKEHKILSTLNSPYIVDYKGYDVTRENNKVMFNLMMEYMSDGTLTDEIRKQGGRLDEQLIGYYTKQIVQGLDYLHSKGIVHCDIKGCNILLGKTGAKIGDFGCAKLVDQAKWNGGTPMYMAPEVARGEEQGFPADIWALGCTITEMATGGSPWTTFGNPASLLYHIAFSGQTPEIPKFLSSQARDFLTKCLTRNPKQRWSAKQLLNHPFLEESNLLYRNANQDFITNSPTSILDQDIWNSETNDDSTQEISPMDLTLQRVRKLYMQSRKPDWKLDEGWITVRDCNEDLPACQDNIFYCSSCSIQQRTIISTLNFVTHKRDSPNKIICS, from the coding sequence ATGGACTGGATCAGAGGCCACACTATTGGCCATGGCTCTACAGCTGTCGTCTCGGTCGCCATGTCATGCTCCTCCGGTGAGATTTTTGCTGTCAAGACCACAGAGCTATCTCGGTCCGAATTCTTGCAAAAGGAGCACAAAATTCTATCAACATTGAACTCCCCTTACATAGTTGACTACAAGGGGTACGATGTAACCAGAGAGAACAACAAGGTCATGTTCAATCTTATGATGGAATACATGTCCGATGGGACCCTCACTGATGAAATCAGGAAACAAGGAGGCCGGTTAGATGAGCAGTTGATCGGATATTACACGAAGCAAATTGTTCAGGGACTAGACTACCTACATTCGAAAGGCATAGTGCATTGCGACATTAAGGGATGTAACATTTTGTTAGGTAAAACAGGTGCTAAAATTGGAGATTTTGGTTGTGCTAAGCTTGTTGATCAGGCTAAATGGAACGGTGGCACGCCTATGTACATGGCACCAGAAGTGGCTCGTGGTGAAGAACAAGGATTTCCAGCTGATATATGGGCATTAGGATGCACTATTACAGAAATGGCCACTGGTGGTTCACCATGGACTACCTTTGGCAACCCTGCTTCATTGCTTTACCATATTGCATTTTCTGGCCAAACACCAGAAATTCCAAAGTTTTTGTCATCACAAGCAAGAGATTTTTTAACCAAATGCTTGACAAGAAATCCAAAACAAAGATGGTCTGCTAAACAACTCCTTAATCATCCATTTCTTGAGGAGTCCAATTTATTATACAGAAATGCAAATCAAGATTTCATCACAAATTCTCCAACAAGCATTCTTGATCAAGACATTTGGAATTCAGAAACCAATGATGATTCAACACAAGAAATTAGTCCAATGGATTTAACTCTACAAAGGGTAAGAAAATTGTATATGCAATCAAGAAAACCAGACTGGAAATTGGATGAAGGTTGGATCACAGTCAGAGATTGCAATGAAGATTTGCCAGCTTGCCAAGATAACATTTTTTATTGCAGTAGTTGTAGTATACAACAGAGAACTATAATTAGCACTCTCAATTTTGTCACACATAAAAGAGATTcaccaaataaaattatatgttCATAA